In Zonotrichia albicollis isolate bZonAlb1 chromosome 3, bZonAlb1.hap1, whole genome shotgun sequence, a single window of DNA contains:
- the BCLAF1 gene encoding bcl-2-associated transcription factor 1 isoform X6, translating to MGRSNSRSHSSRSKSRSQSSSRSRSRSHSRKKRYSSRSRSRTYSRSRSRDRVYSRDYRRDYRNNRGMRRPYGYRGRGRGYYQGGGGRYHRGGYRPVWNRRHSRSPRRGRSRSRSPKRRSVSSQRSRSRSRRSYRSSRSPRSSSSRSSSPYSKSPVSSKRRASLEKQAKKTEGAPLQDSPLKNKSQDEQKDTFEHDPSESLDDFNKSSAASGDIWPGLSAYDNSPRSPHSPSIATPPSQSSSCSDAPLLSTAHSAKDTPQHSHSIQHSPERSGSGSLGNGSSRYSPSQNSPLHHIPSRRSPAKTIPSQSAPREEARVRSFYPEGGEQETAKGGKFMKSPPLHKNLDAREKSTFREESPLRIKMIASDSHRPEVKLKMAPVPLDDSNRPASLTKDRLLASTLVHSVKKEQEFRSIFDHIKLPQASKSTSESFIQHIVSLVHHVKEQYFKSAGMTLNERFTAYQKATEEHCTRQKSPEIHRRIDISPSTLRKHTRLTGEERVFKEESQKGDKKLRCDSADLRHDIDRRRKERSKERGDSKGSRESSGSRKQEKTPKDYKDYKSYKDDSKQKRDQDRARSSPSSSPSSSSSSSREEKDCKKERDEEFKTHHEQKEYSGFAGVNRPRGTFHDDRDDGVDYWAKRGRGRGTFQRGRGRFNFKKSGSSPKWTHDKYQGDGIVEDEEETIENNEEKDRRKEEKE from the exons ATGGGTCGATCTAATTCTAGATCACATTCGTCAAGATCGAAGTCCAGATCTCAGTCCAGCTCTAGGTCAAGATCCAGATCACATTCAAGAAAAAAGAGATACAG ctCCAGGTCTCGGTCAAGGACGTATTCCCGATCTCGGAGCAGAGATCGTGTTTATTCTAGAGATTATCGCAGAGATTACAGGAATAACAGAGGAATGAGGCGTCCCTATGGCTACAGAGGAAGAGGCAGAGGGTATTACCAAGGAGGAGGCGGTAGATACCATCGAGGAGGCTACAGGCCTGTGTGGAACCGAAGACACTCCAGAAGCCctcggcgcggccgctcccgttCCAGAAGTCCCAAACGAAGGTCGGTGTCTTCCCAGAGGTCCCGGAGCAGGTCTCGTCGATCTTACAGATCCTCCCGGTCCCCGAGGTCCTCTTCATCTCGTTCTTCATCCCCATACAGCAAATCACCCGTCTCTTCCAAAAGACGTGCGTCTCTGGAAAAGCAGGCCAAGAAAACTGAAGGGGCTCCTTTGCAAGACAGTCccttgaaaaataaatcacaagaTGAACAGAAAGATACATTTGAACACGACCCATCGGAATCTCTTGACGATTTTAACAAATCATCAGCAGCTTCTGGTGACATTTGGCCTGGCCTTTCAGCGTATGATAACAGTCCAAGGTCACCCCATAGTCCTTCTATTGCCACCCCACCTAGTCAGAGTTCATCTTGCTCTGATGCCCCTCTGCTTAGCACAGCCCACTCAGCAAAGGACACACCTCAGCATTCCCATTCCATTCAGCATAGTCCTGAGAGATCTGGCTCTGGTTCTCTTGGAAATGGTTCTAGCCGCTATAGTCCTTCTCAGAATAGCCCATTGCACCATATCCCTTCGAGGAGAAGCCCTGCAAAGACAATCCCATCACAGAGTGCCCCCCGTGAGGAGGCTCGAGTGCGGTCATTTTATCCTGAGGGTGGTGAACAGGAAACTGCAAAAGGTGGAAAGTTTATGAAAAG TCCTCCTCTACACAAGAATCTGGATGCGAGAGAAAAATCCACCTTCAGAGAGGAGAGCCCACTTAGGATCAAAATGATAGCCAGTGACTCCCATCGTCCTGAAGTTAAACTCAAAATGGCACCAGTACCCCTTGATGATTCCAATAG ACCTGCTTCCTTGACTAAAGACAGGCTGCTTGCTAGCACACTTGTCCATTCCGTCAAGAAGGAGCAAGAGTTCCGATCCATCTTTGACCACATTAAGTTGCCACAGGCCAGCAAAAGCACATCAGAGTCATTTATTCAGCACATTGTGTCCTTGGTTCACCATGTCAAAG AGCAATACTTCAAGTCGGCTGGAATGACCCTAAATGAGAGGTTCACTGCGTATCAAAAAGCAACTGAGGAGCACTGCACCCGACAAAAGAGCCCAGAAATACATAG GAGGATTGACATCTCTCCAAGTACCCTGAGGAAGCATACCCGTTTAACAGGTGAAGAGAGAGTCTTTAAGGAAGAAAGTCAAAAA ggagataaaaaatTAAGATGTGATTCTGCTGATCTTCGGCATGACATTGACCGACGTAGAAAAGAACGAAGTAAGGAGCGAGGGGACTCAAAGGGTTCCAGGGAATCCAGTGGGTcaagaaagcaagagaaaactCCAAAAGATTACAAGGATTACAAATCTTACAAAGATGACAG taaacaaaaaagaGACCAAGACCGTGCTCGGTCCTCCCCATCTTCCTCCCCATCTTCTTCCTCATCCAGTTCTCGAGAAGAAAAGGATTGCAAGAAGGAAAGAGATGAAGAGTTCAAAACCCACCATGAACAGAAAGAATACTCTGGTTTTGCAGGAGTCAACAGGCCAAGAGGCACCTTT CATGATGACAGAGATGATGGTGTGGATTATTGGGCCAAAAGAGGAAGAGGCCGTGGTACTTTCCAGCGTGGCAGAGGGCGTTTTAACTTCAAAAAGTCAGGTAGCAGTCCCAAGTGGACGCATGACAAATATCAAGGGGACGGCATTGTGGAAGATGAGGAAGAAACAATTGAGAATAATGAAGAAAAGGACAGACGCAAAGAGGAAAAG GAATAA
- the BCLAF1 gene encoding bcl-2-associated transcription factor 1 isoform X4 — translation MGRSNSRSHSSRSKSRSQSSSRSRSRSHSRKKRYSSRSRSRTYSRSRSRDRVYSRDYRRDYRNNRGMRRPYGYRGRGRGYYQGGGGRYHRGGYRPVWNRRHSRSPRRGRSRSRSPKRRSVSSQRSRSRSRRSYRSSRSPRSSSSRSSSPYSKSPVSSKRRASLEKQAKKTEGAPLQDSPLKNKSQDEQKDTFEHDPSESLDDFNKSSAASGDIWPGLSAYDNSPRSPHSPSIATPPSQSSSCSDAPLLSTAHSAKDTPQHSHSIQHSPERSGSGSLGNGSSRYSPSQNSPLHHIPSRRSPAKTIPSQSAPREEARVRSFYPEGGEQETAKGGKFMKRYTDEESRVYLLDRGNTREKEAQKERGSEKGRTEGEREWEEQETLDFFIDKETGKEKFNDSEGEDTEETEDYRQFRKSVLADQGKNFPTASHRNAEEEGTKYKSKISIKGNRESDGFRDEKSYKLKETGYVVERPSATKDKHKEEDKSSERLMMKKETQSPEQVKSEKLKELFDYSPPLHKNLDAREKSTFREESPLRIKMIASDSHRPEVKLKMAPVPLDDSNRPASLTKDRLLASTLVHSVKKEQEFRSIFDHIKLPQASKSTSESFIQHIVSLVHHVKEQYFKSAGMTLNERFTAYQKATEEHCTRQKSPEIHRRIDISPSTLRKHTRLTGEERVFKEESQKGDKKLRCDSADLRHDIDRRRKERSKERGDSKGSRESSGSRKQEKTPKDYKDYKSYKDDSKYVLSVFYTAYGG, via the exons ATGGGTCGATCTAATTCTAGATCACATTCGTCAAGATCGAAGTCCAGATCTCAGTCCAGCTCTAGGTCAAGATCCAGATCACATTCAAGAAAAAAGAGATACAG ctCCAGGTCTCGGTCAAGGACGTATTCCCGATCTCGGAGCAGAGATCGTGTTTATTCTAGAGATTATCGCAGAGATTACAGGAATAACAGAGGAATGAGGCGTCCCTATGGCTACAGAGGAAGAGGCAGAGGGTATTACCAAGGAGGAGGCGGTAGATACCATCGAGGAGGCTACAGGCCTGTGTGGAACCGAAGACACTCCAGAAGCCctcggcgcggccgctcccgttCCAGAAGTCCCAAACGAAGGTCGGTGTCTTCCCAGAGGTCCCGGAGCAGGTCTCGTCGATCTTACAGATCCTCCCGGTCCCCGAGGTCCTCTTCATCTCGTTCTTCATCCCCATACAGCAAATCACCCGTCTCTTCCAAAAGACGTGCGTCTCTGGAAAAGCAGGCCAAGAAAACTGAAGGGGCTCCTTTGCAAGACAGTCccttgaaaaataaatcacaagaTGAACAGAAAGATACATTTGAACACGACCCATCGGAATCTCTTGACGATTTTAACAAATCATCAGCAGCTTCTGGTGACATTTGGCCTGGCCTTTCAGCGTATGATAACAGTCCAAGGTCACCCCATAGTCCTTCTATTGCCACCCCACCTAGTCAGAGTTCATCTTGCTCTGATGCCCCTCTGCTTAGCACAGCCCACTCAGCAAAGGACACACCTCAGCATTCCCATTCCATTCAGCATAGTCCTGAGAGATCTGGCTCTGGTTCTCTTGGAAATGGTTCTAGCCGCTATAGTCCTTCTCAGAATAGCCCATTGCACCATATCCCTTCGAGGAGAAGCCCTGCAAAGACAATCCCATCACAGAGTGCCCCCCGTGAGGAGGCTCGAGTGCGGTCATTTTATCCTGAGGGTGGTGAACAGGAAACTGCAAAAGGTGGAAAGTTTATGAAAAG GTACACAGATGAAGAGTCTAGAGTATACCTGCTTGATAGGGGTAATACCAGGGAGAAGGAGGCCCAGAAGGAGAGAGGATCAGAAAAAGGGAGGACAGAGGGAGAAAGGGAATGGGAGGAACAGGAAACTTTAGATTTTTTCATTGATAAAGAGACTGGGAAGGAAAAGTTTAATGACTCTGAAGGGGAGGAcacagaggagacagaggatTACAGACAGTTCAGAAAATCTGTCCTGGCAGATCAGGGTAAAAATTTTCCTACTGCATCTCACCGGAATGCTGAGGAGGAAGGAACCAAATACAAATCTAAAATATCAATCAAGGGCAATAGAGAGAGCGATGGATTTAGAGATGAGAAAAGTTATAAGCTTAAAGAGACTGGCTATGTAGTGGAAAGGCCTAGTGCAACAAAAGATAAGCACAAGGAAGAAGACAAGAGTTCTGAGAGACTAATGATGAAGAAAGAAACTCAGTCACCTGAGCAGGTAAAGTCTGAAAAGCTCAAAGAACTCTTTGATTACAGTCCTCCTCTACACAAGAATCTGGATGCGAGAGAAAAATCCACCTTCAGAGAGGAGAGCCCACTTAGGATCAAAATGATAGCCAGTGACTCCCATCGTCCTGAAGTTAAACTCAAAATGGCACCAGTACCCCTTGATGATTCCAATAG ACCTGCTTCCTTGACTAAAGACAGGCTGCTTGCTAGCACACTTGTCCATTCCGTCAAGAAGGAGCAAGAGTTCCGATCCATCTTTGACCACATTAAGTTGCCACAGGCCAGCAAAAGCACATCAGAGTCATTTATTCAGCACATTGTGTCCTTGGTTCACCATGTCAAAG AGCAATACTTCAAGTCGGCTGGAATGACCCTAAATGAGAGGTTCACTGCGTATCAAAAAGCAACTGAGGAGCACTGCACCCGACAAAAGAGCCCAGAAATACATAG GAGGATTGACATCTCTCCAAGTACCCTGAGGAAGCATACCCGTTTAACAGGTGAAGAGAGAGTCTTTAAGGAAGAAAGTCAAAAA ggagataaaaaatTAAGATGTGATTCTGCTGATCTTCGGCATGACATTGACCGACGTAGAAAAGAACGAAGTAAGGAGCGAGGGGACTCAAAGGGTTCCAGGGAATCCAGTGGGTcaagaaagcaagagaaaactCCAAAAGATTACAAGGATTACAAATCTTACAAAGATGACAG CAAATATGTATTATCTGTCTTTTACACGGCTTATGGTGGATGA